GtataattattgtttcttttgaacttgtgtgaaatcgtaagtttggggtggtgcttaagaaaataaaagggcaagtgtgatatgaaaaaaaaagataagaaaaatgtgtaaagcacaagaaaaagaaaaaaaaatagtttgaaacacttgcctaaaaagatttgaaagactcgaacgatgttgattacccggtaattaggtaaaaaggagagtctaagaagaaaccccctcacacaaaaccgaacacaaagacaagaaaaataacataagtgctagttcataaatcatttgcatatcaatctcttgtttaCCCTTTcttccacctcagccccgttacaacctaaaaagtcctcaaaagtgtgtgaactctttttgtgtagtgaaagtaggatgtatgcaaagtcaaggattgatattgcatatcgtgatgttgagcgaaaaacactctaaccccgagagacaatgtgagaagtgtgaaaagtttgcaggtgaaatacactctgttgtgaagtgtgatggacaacaaggttcgataagtccaaaagcttaatcaagaaagggaagtaagttgcgaaagacatcgactatgttgtggaaaagaaaagtttaaggtgacctcggtttgatctcttgcatcacttgaggacaagcaatgagataagtttggggttgtgatcggtcaccatttctacttaatttcgtcataaatttggcataagatcgtcatacttggtaacactttgtggttgttttcatgagtttttcgttgattcctttaatattagttaattgcttgcattatgtttttgtgccctttatcatgtctttttagatgcttttgatctctctacttggtgggtgtaggttaattctggatcagatggaaattgcacaagtgttggcgtaacagaagctgaaaatcgtgacaggcgtgtagtattttgatcataactggagtttcgtaactcggaatgacgcggttccggtggcaaaatttctctaacgaaaagggctacaactttgatgttgaagtcaaagccaaaagaggcaggatcggacacggtcagaccgtgtcaagtgacacggccgtgtccgaccTGCCGAAGAATtttccccaaaagtggcagaagctgacacggtcagcccgtgtcaagtgacacggccgtgtcagcctgtgcggacagaatttctgattttctatatttttacaattttaaagttctgggggcaatttgggtattccggctgagatctgaaaacctagagggattaaaagaggattgagagacaaggagaggGGACTTTTTtggatcgtacgatagaattcacAAGAAAGgagagatagcttcatcaaggattgggaagacgaagagattcaacggtggacaccattgaagatccgagTTCTCTTAAttgttgtaatgtctaaactctttgattctgttttcttgaatattatgagaggctaaaccccccaatgccaggggggtgtccctgatttgcattgtaatgactctgaatattgttgttctttaatcaagctttcatattttgcaatttaattgtttaatgtttttattgctttctttgtcggcaaaacaagattgatccacggttaacaatctgtaggactacggttgttaaggtttttaaacaattaaatcttattgtcatcacctaggcctagggataccgtaaggttatttgaaaaattcttgattatttacatctttggttcacaagccttgtttctaaggacttaggcattagggttgcaaaccaaaaggttttcactaaggacttaggaaaacacccttaagaacagatagttgcatcatatgaacttgttgaagagatcttattacagagtcattagaaggctaatcatacacctaccttggcattactcttaATTTACACACAAAAGCTATtttactttcagcttatttatttgaattttattatttcaagatTTCAATATAAAACCCATATaccattttgtttaattgactattaaaataatttatatttactacgcaatcctcgtgatcgatacttggggtaaaacccattagaaCTAcaccggtaaaaatagtacacttgctatttttacGATCACGACACATAGAAGTAATTGTTTTAGTATGTGTCGACCTGAGAGATTGTATGTGTCGAGACATACAAACAGCAACTACATGCTTTATTATTGAAGCACATGTGTCGACTCATACAACGTATGTGTTGACACATAGACCTGTGTTTTGAGcagaaattaatttttaatgcatGGAACTGATTTTTAATACCATGAAACTGATTTTTAATGCATGATACCTTTTCCAAACATGTCCTAAATGCATTCTAAGTTCCCTAAAGAAAAGGTGCATATAATGACTCAAAGATACCGTGCAATatacataaatattaaaattttcctagttttgacatcatgcaaaatATCTAATGAGCAAATAAAATTACACATATTTGTAACATTTAAATTAGATGAAAATTATTATACAATGTCAAATAAAATTTATCCATATGTGATAACacttaataatagtaataaatttACAAATGAATCCTTAAAATCTGCAAattgaaaatgatacaaaaacaaataaataacaaccagtagtcttaaaattatataaaattcttGCTACAATATTGATCTAGTAACAATATTGTCGGTGAATGAATAATTATGGCATAAAAGTGATTTTTAATTGTATActaatctttttttatttaaaatactaataatcaagggttaaatatgtttgtggtcctCCTAAATATCTCATATTTCACTTTTAGTCCTCGAGAAATTTTGTTATTAGAATGATCCTCCTAAAAATTTTCATcaacacttttggtccctcctgcAAATTAGCGACGATTTTTATAACTTAGCAACCAAATTAGTGTTGGTTTTTAGCGATAGTTTACTACTTAGCGGCAGTTTTAGCAGAAGGGACCAAAATTAGCAACTTTGAAGCAATCATACAAAAAGATGGCATATATTAGAATTGATGGAACAATTGAAACTGATTCTGACAAAAATGCTAATTATGTATTTAGCTACTACCATAACTTGTTCACCAAGTCACCAACTACCAAAGACAATGTGATGATTGATGAAGTCATTCATCACCTCATCCATGAAAACATCAACAAGATGCTTACTCTGACTCCCTCTCATGATGAGATAAAAGCTACAATGTTCACTCTTAACAAAGATAGCTCACCAAGGCTCGATGTTTTAGAGGTTTTTTCTTTCAGGAGTACTGTGAAATTATTAATTCAGATGTTTGCAATGGTGTCATGGAATTCTTCTACAACAATTGTATTCTTGCTAACATGAATTctaaaaattcccaaaataaaaaatggtgacaccTTGAACCACTACAGGCCAATTGCCATGTCAAACTTCAAATTAGAGATAACTTCCAAAGTTTTGGTAGACAGACTAGCCCAAATCCTTCCCACTCTGATAACTAAAGAGAAAAAAGGTTTTGTCCACAACATAAACATTTGTCTAACCTCAGAAGCATCTAACACGTTACATCATAAATCCATCAATGAAAATTTTGTAATCAAAATTGACATTGCCAAGGTCTTTGACACTTTGGACTGGAACTTCCTGCTTTAAGTTCTTAGCAAATTTGGTTTTTGttctaaaatttgaaaatgaatCCTTAAAATATTGAACTCAGCTAAGCTTTCTACCTCTATTAATGGAAAATTGaggatttcttttctttttctaggGGAGTCAGACAAGATGGTCCTCTTTCACCTATTCTTTTTTGTCTAAAAGAAGAGGTGCTGCGTAGAGATCTTACTCATCTAGTGAAAGACAACCAGTTGGAACTCATCAAGGACACCAAGCATAATCATATTCCTTCTCATTCTCTTAATGTAGATGATATGATGTTATTTTGCATGGTTCCCTTTCTAACATCCAAGTACTCACCATTTTTTTTGAGAGACATGCAAAAACCTTAGGGAAAGCCATCAATCTTCATAAGCCCATTATATATGGAGGGCCAATTTCACATTCTAGATTGACTCATATTGCTGCTTCAATTGGTTTCAACATTGGATCCTTGTCTTTCCTCTACTTAAGAGTTCCCATTTTCAAAGGAAAACCTAGAATAATTCATTTTGAACCTATCATagacaaaatcaaaatcaaactgaCCACTTGGAAAGCCATTTTCTCTCCTTTGCAAGTAAAGTCCATCTCATTAGAAATGATTTTTTAGAGCATGCTTATTTACTCCATCACCATTCACACTTGGTCCATCTCTTGGTTAACAAATCTTAAGAGAATCTTTAGAAACTTTGCTTGGTCTAGTAACTTACATAACAAGAAACTAGTAAGAGTCTCTTGGAAAACTATCTGCTATCATATTTTCTCAGGGGGTTTGGGCTCAGATCCTTGATTCATCTCAATGAAGAAGCTAACCTCAAATTATGATGGGAGATGCTCAATTCTTCGGACCAATGAGCAATCTTTCTCCGAATCAGAGTGGTTAGAGGAAACTCTCAAATTAGATACCATATTTTTCCCTCAACTCTCCTACCCGATTTCCACAACCCCACAAAAGAGTGAACCAAACTCTATTTGGAATCCAACTATACCTCCCTCCAATTCAACTCTCATTTGGAGAATCTTTCACTACAAAATGCATACAAATACCAATTTGGCTTTAATGGGGGTTATCACATTCCTTCTATGTGTAGCTTTTACAAAAATTCGATTGAAATTGACCTCCATCTCTTTATTGTCCTTTCTCTACAGGCTGTGGAATTGGTTGCAAAACACCATAAATCAATCTATTGACTTCTCATCCTTTACCTCCACCCTCAAGGTTTCCAATAGAAGTTGGAGCCCCCAATGTTCTCTTGTTATATGTGTTGTTGTTATTGCCACTCTCAAAACTGTATGGCAAAGTAGGAATGTTTTgagatttcaaaataaaacaaattcgaTCAGCACTGCAATTACTAACATTGTTGGATTAGTGTCCTTGACAGACAATGCGACCAACCTCACAACTAGTCCTTTCATTCAAGACTTCACTGTTCCCAAGGCCTTCAAAGTTAGAACTCGTCCTCCAAAGGCTCCTAGAAACAAGAGAGTGATATGGTGCCCACCTAATCCTCATTGGATCAAATGTAACACATGTAGTTCTTCCCTTGGTCCATCCTTCTGTGGTGGTATTTCCAGATCAGCTTCTTGTGATTGTATTGGTTATTTTGCCACTTTCCTTGATGCACACAACTCTCTTTATGCTGGGCTCATGAAAATCATTCTTGCTAGTGAATTTTGTCATTACTCGCATCTATAAGGAAATTATTGTGCTGATGTGTTTGCTAATATTAATTTATCCCTATATGCTTTCATTTGGTGGAACTCTCCTCCTATGATTATGAGTATGATTATGAGAAGTGATCTTGTTAAGAACAAGTTAGACATGGCTAACTATAGATTCTCTTagcttttctctttctctttgtgGGTTTTCGCTTAGTCCTCCcttctctcttttattttatgaGATTTATATAAGAAAGttgaataaatttaattaaatttttaattataaatcaaacattaatttaaaaacttttaaaatgttttaaatcATCACAATATGAAAATTCTGATGTCTCCATAGATCTAAACAAACATAAATTTCAGAAACTTAGATCTGCACAagcaaaaacaaatataaatttcaGAAATCTGGACACGTGtcaaaaagcaaaagaaacaCCACTTTGCACCCAAAACGCTGCGTTTTACAGTGAATGCAAGTGTTCTTGTTCTCTGAATCAATTTTCAGTTAGGTCACAACGGTTTCCGTTGTCTGAAGAATCATCAATCCAACGGATCCGAAAATCAACCCAATTTCCCATCTTCAAATTCCTCAATTTTCAATTGGTATGATTCCATTCCCTTCAATTTCCCTAATTTTGATTCTTTCTTCAATtcaattttgcaattttttttcatttttttttttcattttgattttttGAGTTTCCTTCAGGTTCTTGAACAACTATAGCTGaagttttaatttttaagatTAGAACAATGGAAAATCAAAGTGCTGAAGATAATAGTGGTGATGTTGATGTTAATGTTGGAGGTGTTTCACCACCTAATGTAGATGTTATTGGTGATTTGGAAATGAGTGTAGCATGTTTCTCTGAGAAAGTTTCAAACTTGAGTATTTTCATGATGAATTTGGAAACTTTGGAAGCTGAATTTGAGGGTTTAGTTAGTATGGATGAAGAAAACATGGATATGGATTGTGTTTTAAagggttttgaatttgatttgttaTGTGGGGTGTTGGATTCTGAGGTTAGAGATTTGGGTTTGTTTTTGGATACTCTTTATGCTGGGATTTCTGATGCTAAAGAGAGAGTTTCGTCTTTTGAGGATTGGCAAGATAGGTTGGTTGAATCGGAACAAGGTTTGGAGATGTCTGAGGAGCAGTTTTATGAGATTAAGAAGCAATCTGTTAGTTTTCAAAGGTTTTTCGCTTCGGATAAGAAGGAAGAGAATGGTAAGTTGAGGATCTTAATGATTGGAATTTATTCATGCagttattgtttttgtttgcGCATTTATTGCTTTGGTTGTTTTTTATCTGGTCATGATCTTGTTTTTCgatttgattgttttatttatttatttgtgggGTCCACTTCAATTTCGATTTGTATGTTTGGATTCGCGGTTGGAACacttagaattgattctggatgtgTAGAACTGATTATGACATGTTTGGTTGTTCTCAAGTAgaattgatttttctttccaaaatTGATTATGCTGGAAGCTAAGATTTGTAACTTCTGAGTCTAAACgtgatttttacattgaaatATACTATTCAACTAACTTTTGTAAGaatttatccaaacataaatcactttaccttCAACTCACTTTTAGCCGGAATCATTTTtacataatcaatttttttatttcataaccAACATATTGTGTGTGTAATGTTTATACAATGGGAAATTGGAAATGCCCATTGTGCACTAATGTAATTACTCTTTGATTTAAAAAACGAAGAACATTGAACTGACTGGCTCAAAATGGCTGCTTCTTGATTAATGTTTGACTAACGATAGTATTCTTATCTGAATATGCATTGTGATTTGTGAGTTTAAAGTTATTTTTCACTGACATCGAATAGCTACTCTTCAATTTGCCACATCATGTTCGACGGTTTTTAAATAAAAGCAGCTATGTAATTCTTTGTTGTGTTGGAGAGTTGTGTTGTGGCTGCTCATCAGtttaaataattttacactgccGGTGTATGTTCAATTTTCTCTTTCTAATAAATATTTGTTGTCCTTTTTTATCGGCGGGATTTTCAATGACGACAGGTAATGTTGAAGAGCGTGGAAATGTCCAAGAGGATAATCGAGATTTGGATGTAAACAACACGATGAACATTCAAACAACTTTGAGGATGCTTGAGAAATCTCTGGCAAATGAAATAGATCTCGAGAAGAATTTCAACGACTcgaagaaaattgaagaaaaactaAAACAAAGGATCGCTTCTTTAGAAGACGAGCTAATTCAAACAGAGGAAGAAGCAATTGAAGTTTGGGAAAGATGGTCTGAAGCAGACAACGCCCGTGAGATCCTAAAGGGAATTTCAAATGAATTGTTGGCTAAACTCAAGCTTTCTCAGTTCAATTTGATCGGTTTAAGAAAAAATGAATCCGAGCTTACAGCTAAGCTGGAAAATTCTATACAacaattgaaaagtagggacgcTAAGATAGTCGAAAACAAGACAACTGGAGATTTTGAAGTTGTCTATTTAAGTGACAAGGTGTGTTCACTTGAGAAGCAGCTACAAGAAACTGAATCCCAGTTAGTGAATGTGAAAGCCTCTGCCGATGAATATCAACAACAGTATAATATTACATGTTCTCAAATTAGAGACATGGATAACCTTATCATTGAACTGAAAGAAAATGCATCGATTGCAGAAAACCGGGCTAATGCAGCAGAAGTTCAGTGCAAAATATTGACGGAAACTAACGAAGAGCTCAGCAAGGAGCTGACTCTTTTAAGAGATGGTGGTATCACATCCGAGCGAGTAGAGTTACTTGAGAGGCAGCTAAAGGAGTATGATTTAAAGCTGCAAAATGCAGTAGCGTCTGCTGAAGCTAGTCAAGAAAAGCAAAAGATGCTGTATTACACAATCGAAGATATGAAACATGTGATAAAAGATCTAAAGTCAAAGGTTTCTAAAGCTGAGAGCTTAGCTGACAGTGCAGAGGAGAAGTGTATCATATTATCTGAATCTAATGCTGATTTAAATGAGGAAATAAGTTTCTTGAGGAATCGATTGGAATACTTGGAGGGATCGCTGCGCCAAGCGGAGGAAGCGAAAAGGGCAACTGCAAAGGATATTGGAAAGCGAACCAAAGTTTTCAAAAGTTTGGTGACACAACTAGCATTGGAGAGAGAGCATCTTAATAAGAAGGTAAAGACCAAGCTCTTTGATTTTTTCATTTTCAGCCTTTTGAGTTTAACTATTGTAGGATGCATGAagttttttacattttatttttaattgaagtaTACTAAAGatcaatttgattgaatattCATAGGATAAAAATTTAGCAGTACTATGCTTGGCTAATGATGGGATGTATCAGGCttcctgtttgttttaaacatttatGTCTTGTCTTCTTGACTAATGTTACTAGCTTATATGTCTTGGTTAGTTGAAATTGTTGTCCTTTATTTGCAGTTATCCTCCTTAGCAAACGAGAACAAAATTTTGGTAGTGAAGCTGAAGCAGGCATATAAGGAACCTTCTCAAGAAGTTAATGCGACTTTGTCTTCTGAGCATGAGGTTGGCACTTTAGACTTTATCAAAATGTTTTCGATTTGTATACGTTTCTGATATGCAAGAATCTCCTAAGTAGTTTACATACGATATTAGTTGGCTTAAAGATGTATGCTATTTTAACCCAACTCTCTTAGAATTATACATGTTGTAAAAAGACTGGTTCCAGTTGGGCGATCTCATGATCCGCCACGTCACGCCCGCCCAACTTATCCTCTgatatctttcatttctcttggGCCGATTGCATTATGGGTTGGTCTCTTCTAAGGCCCAATTAAAATTATCCCAATAATCTAGGTTCCATCCCTGACTTATGTTTGAAGAAGGTTCACCGACAGAGATTGGTCACCACTAAACGGAGGTGGAAAACTTTGTATATATAACTTGTTAACTTAAAAAAACTAGTGCTGAAATTTGAATCACGGGAGAATTCTGATCCACAATGAAACACCTGCCTCTGAAATGTATTTAGATCTAGTTACATACCGAAAGAGTAATTATAATAACATTTTatcatttctttaaaaggtttaaTCATTATTAGCCTCGATACTATTCGATTTTATGTTAATTATGCTTTATTTCAATTCTTTAAACCACTCCTCAATATGTGAAGTGTCTTCATGTACTCTCTTCTAGAAAAGGTGCACATTTTTATTGGAATAAACATACCCTGAAATTATAGAATACTTTCTGCAATTTCTGATAGATAAATGAAATAACAGCAGAGAAATATGAACAAAGCAAAGTTCTAATTGTTGttcctatttttcttttccaggATAACAAGCCATTCAAAACTTCATCTGCGAACGACGATGAAATAAAGTCTGAATCTACATCAGATGTTGGGACTGTGAGAAGAATAGATGCAGGAGTTCTTTCTTTAAAGCCCTTATTAATATCATTGCTTGTTGTCGTGATTTCAGTTGCGACCTTTCTGTATTTCCAAGGACTTGAAATGAATGCTGATGACAGTCTATGAGTTGATTGGCATCAGCAGTTTTTGCTTTATATTTTGGATAAGGCAAGAGAGACTATTTGTGGGATAGAATGAAAAGCCATTGACATTGTAGGTTTTAATGAAAAGCATTGTGTAGTAATCAAATTTTGTTCCCCTTGTGGCATATACTGTTTTTTTTGTGATCATGTATCCCTGGTGTGATATTTTTCCCTTTTAGTAGTTGGGATAACTCAGCTCTAAGATAACGGATGGTCAAGAGAATACTCAATATGGGATCCATAAATCATAATACAAGTGAAAATGTGTGATATTGTGTAGGAGAATGCCACAAATGCCACAATAACGGTGCATTAGTAAATTGCATGTATACCAGGAAAAATAATACTCATAGGGTAAAAGTTCGCAAAAATAGATAAGAGTATGAACACGAATAATTATCTATTAAAATAAGTTTTATGGGTGCGGATatatacttttaaaaaatatattttatattttaatttatattaataatatatactaATGTATAAGattgtttattttataatttaataatattttttttgaatacaTTCTTgttgaaaatttaaaataatataatatttatcattgataagtttgttttcataacaataataaatattttagattCTGCACTATAAACATTATAAACattattgattaacttaaaagttttaaaaaaaaagtagtaACATAACAATTACACATCTTTTCATTtcacaataataacaaaatattcaCAATTACAA
The Vicia villosa cultivar HV-30 ecotype Madison, WI linkage group LG6, Vvil1.0, whole genome shotgun sequence genome window above contains:
- the LOC131613253 gene encoding uncharacterized protein LOC131613253; this translates as MKKLTSNYDGRCSILRTNEQSFSESEWLEETLKLDTIFFPQLSYPISTTPQKSEPNSIWNPTIPPSNSTLIWRIFHYKMHTNTNLALMGVITFLLCVAFTKIRLKLTSISLLSFLYRLWNWLQNTINQSIDFSSFTSTLKVSNRSWSPQCSLVICVVVIATLKTVWQSRNVLRFQNKTNSISTAITNIVGLVSLTDNATNLTTSPFIQDFTVPKAFKVRTRPPKAPRNKRVIWCPPNPHWIKCNTCSSSLGPSFCGGISRSASCDCIGYFATFLDAHNSLYAGLMKIILASEFCHYSHL
- the LOC131608926 gene encoding WPP domain-interacting tail-anchored protein 1-like, with amino-acid sequence MENQSAEDNSGDVDVNVGGVSPPNVDVIGDLEMSVACFSEKVSNLSIFMMNLETLEAEFEGLVSMDEENMDMDCVLKGFEFDLLCGVLDSEVRDLGLFLDTLYAGISDAKERVSSFEDWQDRLVESEQGLEMSEEQFYEIKKQSVSFQRFFASDKKEENGNVEERGNVQEDNRDLDVNNTMNIQTTLRMLEKSLANEIDLEKNFNDSKKIEEKLKQRIASLEDELIQTEEEAIEVWERWSEADNAREILKGISNELLAKLKLSQFNLIGLRKNESELTAKLENSIQQLKSRDAKIVENKTTGDFEVVYLSDKVCSLEKQLQETESQLVNVKASADEYQQQYNITCSQIRDMDNLIIELKENASIAENRANAAEVQCKILTETNEELSKELTLLRDGGITSERVELLERQLKEYDLKLQNAVASAEASQEKQKMLYYTIEDMKHVIKDLKSKVSKAESLADSAEEKCIILSESNADLNEEISFLRNRLEYLEGSLRQAEEAKRATAKDIGKRTKVFKSLVTQLALEREHLNKKLSSLANENKILVVKLKQAYKEPSQEVNATLSSEHEDNKPFKTSSANDDEIKSESTSDVGTVRRIDAGVLSLKPLLISLLVVVISVATFLYFQGLEMNADDSL